DNA from Cygnus atratus isolate AKBS03 ecotype Queensland, Australia chromosome 7, CAtr_DNAZoo_HiC_assembly, whole genome shotgun sequence:
TACTGATGATACTTAAAGTCAGCTTTAATTTCAGATGTCAAGGAAGGTATAAATTCTAACTgcatggagaagaggaaggcagagaaacTGAGGAAATCTTTTGTGCGTACATACTCAATTTTATCACTTAGGAAGTTTTTGAGTAGATTTCACTTGATGGCTgcatttctcagtgtttttgaATTTGTGAGAAAGAAGccttgaaatggaaaaaaaaaaaaaaaagcccaaatccTGCACTCTTTTGTGTTAGCCCACCATCTCGTATACCGGGCATGTCTTTGAGTGATCGTTTTTCTCCACTACTTCATAAGTGCAGGTCTCCTTGTTGAAAATGCTTACACATTTCTCTTCATCATAACCAACTGGTGTTGAATAGCTGtcattggaaaaagaaagaggtgaTGAGAcctagaaaaaaacagcttccatTTGAGATTGTATCTATGCACTTCTAATATGAAGACACTATACTGAGGCAGTGTTTAGGGGCAGAAAAAGGAGCTCATGTGAAGCTCCCAGATCAAAGGTGACTTACCCTGCTGCTTAAACAGGATGAAGAGAGAGTTGTAGCTTACTGATCTGATTTATGACCAAGGcatgtttgtgtttatttgttgCTCCAATATCAACAATATCATTGCCTTTTCTATTTAGCCATGATATGGAACAAGAATTGCATGAGTGGTTAGGTGTCACTACAGTAAAAACTACAGGCAAGCCAGTGTATCCCAGGCTGTTCctcagagagaaaggaggagcaATGTGTGGCTTGGGAAAGATCTGGATTAGCAGCAGTAGAAAATTCTTAAGCAGCTAAATGTTCCCTCATGAATCAGTTTCTTACCTGAAACTTTAGCCCCaagaaaaaatcacttttttttttttttaaacaaggattattttttaaacatgagttttgttttttagaggAACTTCTTGCAAGCTTAGTGATGGTGTTGGGTTAATGCATTACTTTGTGATATCAAAGGCGTGAGAGAAGAGTCATGGTGATTTCTCAGGGACCCCTGTGTGAAGGGAagtgctttgtgctgtgctgtggcagcagATGAAACCCTACTGCTGCTCTGAACTCACGTGGAGCAGCAGCCGATTCCATCCCTGGAACAGGAGCACTCAAGGCAGTCCGCAGTCTTCCACTCGGAACCAAATTCATGCAACTCTCCCTTTGAGTCATAGCAGCCTGAAAATGTAGTACACAAGTATCTGTTAGTGTCAGACACCTTGCACTAACATTGCTATTGCCTGCACAAACCATATAGGAAATCTGCtggctttttttcattaacGTAGCGGGACTACTACTATAGTAGTGGCATGGAAAAGGATATCTTCATCTGCTCTGTTCCTTGTTGTTCTCAACAGAACAACAAACTTTCAAAACTTATCAAActttctttatctcaacccatgagcttttacaattttttcccctggttcttttcccccatcccagaaagggagtgaacagctgtgtgatgcttagctgcctgctagGCTAAACCGCAATAGCGTGTCCAAATAATTGCATACTGCTTTTGAACACTTATTTTCCTGTAGCAGCactcataggaaaaaaaaagtatgacttCATACAGGTAAATAACCTAAGCCTATGCTACTTCCCTAGACAAAATCCATGTGTAATTTGGCCTCCGTCATGCTTCTTAgacaagcttttcttttatagCGTATTATAAATCCATTACTCTCCATGCTCCATTTTCCCCACTTCACAGTGGTTCCTCTCCACTCTTTccaattatttctgaattgtGATGAAATGTGCCGACTGGATAAATCAAATCAGGCAGTACTTGTGGTAGTGTGTGTCAAGTTGAGGACAATTGACTTCTCACCTTTGATCTCATCACCAGGATTCACTGGCTTCAATGGTTGAAAGTAACAAGCAGCATTGGACACTGCCACGCTagcagaaagaacaagaagGCAGGCCAAGAAGGTTTTCTGaacaagaaagcagaattattGTGAATACTTAAGTATATATTAAAACTTCCTGATGATAAATACTATTGttagaaataggaaaatatattgTGGTTTTGAACCAAAATTTAATtgtcttttgcattttatacaCTTTAACATACAGTCAGGAATACCAAGCCATTTAGAAGAAGCAGAGCATCATTTGAGAAGAAAGAGTCTGTGTTTCCAAGGTGTTAAAATCAGGCACTGCCTGATACAGGATTGGTAGATCCAGACACTGTCTGTGAAAGTAACCTGAACAGGGAATGTATTTTACTCCTTCCCCATCCACGttcatttttcttgtcattattTTCTCCATAGGATTGGTCACCAACTGTCTCTGCCACTAACTGCatagttgttttaaaaaaacaaaaagcaaaacaccaaaaaccttCTTCACTGGAGTCTGAAGAACTGAGTGGATGTTTCAACCTAATATTGAAGGAATAAGCTGAAGAACTTTAGTCAAAGTTAAACCTTCAAGATTTGGCCCTGTTTTAAGCAGGTGTTTAGACTAAATGATCTGCAggtgtcccttccaacctagatgattctataTTCTataaactttcagaaaaatctgttgaCAAAGTTTAGCTTAAATTCCCCACCTAGTACCTCATCCTTCAATGTTAGGTTGAAATGTTTGAATGGCTTTCAGTGAGGACATGAGAGAAATAAGTGCTGGGATGGAATTATCTGTGATGAGTTTAAAATGTTGGTAAGAGAGGAAAGatagagaagaaataaacaacgtctctcttgctctctgtcAGACAGAGTAGAACTGATGACTTCTTAGAAAAAGAACTCTTACCTTAGAGATGGAAGGAGGGATaaacaagcatttcattttgcagagatGAGGTTAAAAATCACCAGCTTGTTTAACAGGTGGAGGGacaagttaaagaaaataaaccaatcGGAGCACTGAAAACAAGGGATTTCTTTGGAGAACAGGAAATCCACAAAGACAATAGTTATTTAAATCATGCAAATTGTTTCCATAACATTTGCAGTGACGTATAGGTATGAGCTTCTGGTCACCTTAAGCAAGTCAAGTACAAGATATTAACATGTCCTCTGCGTTCATAATCTGTACTTATATCTAGCTTTCCCTGTAGACCAAACTCTGTCATGGAAGGGATCAGATAGTCTTGAAACAGGAaacaattacaaagaaaaataagctgaaagATGATGATGTAGATGTCATTTATGGTCTGGCCccagaaagcagtattttggtACAGATTTGCAGAACCCTGAAGGAATGGTACTAGTTGGATGAATCAGTCTGCTAGGCCTATGAGTACACGATAGAGCTGGGAGCAGTCATACTAAGCAGTAGGTGTTGGAT
Protein-coding regions in this window:
- the LOC118246988 gene encoding beta-microseminoprotein-like; translation: MKTFLACLLVLSASVAVSNAACYFQPLKPVNPGDEIKGCYDSKGELHEFGSEWKTADCLECSCSRDGIGCCSTYSTPVGYDEEKCVSIFNKETCTYEVVEKNDHSKTCPVYEMVG